In the genome of Perca fluviatilis chromosome 4, GENO_Pfluv_1.0, whole genome shotgun sequence, one region contains:
- the aqp7 gene encoding aquaporin-7, which translates to MKDLVQSVELGVSQRKRLNVSQPKVWLKNELVRVGLAESLCTYVMMVLGLGSVAQVVTGQGVFGEYLSINLGFGLGVAMGVHVGGKVSGAHMNAAVSFTMCTFGRLGWKMLPLYVFAQLLGSFLAAGTIYVVYYEAIYDYCGGNLTVTGVKATAGIFATYPAPYLSLLAGFIDQVFGTAMLLLCLMALSDQKNKPAAVGSEPVAVGLLVLLIGISLGSNSGYAINPTRDIAPRVFTAIAGWGADVFRSGNGWWWVPLVAPPIGGVLGAGLYRVLVEMHHAPLSEQDGGLVEEETASLEKQGNICANMCLRPPTSL; encoded by the exons atgaagGACTTGGTGCAGTCAGTAGAACTAGGGGTCTCTCAGCGAAAAAGACTCAACGTATCTCAACCCAAAGTTTGGCTAAAGAATGAACTTGTTCGTGTGGGACTTGCTGAATCCCTTTGCACATATGTCATGATG GTGCTTGGCCTAGGGTCTGTGGCCCAGGTAGTGACAGGACAGGGAGTGTTCGGCGAGTACCTCAGCATCAACCTGGGTTTTGGCCTGGGTGTTGCTATGGGGGTTCATGTTGGAGGGAAGGTCTCAG GGGctcacatgaatgcagcagtgTCATTCACAATGTGCACGTTTGGCCGCCTGGGGTGGAAGATGCTGCCTCTCTATGTTTTTGCGCAGCTATTGGGGTCATTTCTGGCGGCAGGGACAATTTATGTTGTCTATTATG AAGCCATATATGACTATTGTGGAGGAAACCTGACTGTAACAGGTGTAAAGGCCACAGCTGGTATTTTTGCCACCTATCCTGCGCCGTACCTCTCCTTGCTGGCTGGATTCATTGATCAG GTGTTTGGCACAgcaatgctgctgctgtgcttGATGGCTCTGTCTGACCAGAAGAACAAACCGGCTGCAGTGGGCAGCGAGCCTGTCGCAGTGGGTCTCCTGGTGCTGCTCATTGGCATTTCTCTGGGAAGCAACAGCGGCTATGCTATCAACCCCACCAGAGACATCGCACCCAGAGTCTTTACTGCCATAGCAGGCTGGGGTGCTGACGTGTTCAG GTCTGGAAATGGGTGGTGGTGGGTGCCTCTAGTTGCCCCCCCCATTGGAGGAGTATTGGGTGCGGGGCTGTACAGGGTCTTGGTGGAAATGCACCACGCTCCCCTCTCTGAACAGGATGGGGGgctggtggaggaggagactgCCTCTCTGGAGAAACAGGGAAACATCTGTGCTAATATGTGTCTGAGGCCCCCAACTAGCCTGTAA